GGCGGGCTCCGTGCCTTTCCCAAGGAGATGGATTTGAGGGACTGGGAACAGTGGCCTAGGTGGGTGGCCCGAGAAGGAATGATGGAGGGAAATTGAGTTCTGAGGATAGAGAGGGgtgcgggaggcagaggtggcctcTCTGAGCTCATGCTGAACCTGCCCATGTCCACCTCTAGGGTGTGCGCCGCATCAGCCCTGTCACGCGAGCGGAGGAGTTCTACTACCCGCCTTGGAAGCGGCTGCTCTTCCAGCTGCTCGTCAGCCTCCCCCTTTGCCTGGCGTGCCTCGTCTGTGTCTTCTTGCTCATGCTTGGCTGCTTCCAGCTGCAGGTGACCCCCGTACCTCCACCCACCCTGTCCTTGATGCCCAGCTCCACCTTGGAGCTGTCCTGTAGCCGGGATGAGCCCTGAACCCCCTGCTCCCACAGGAGCTGGTGCTGAGCGTGAAGGGGTTGCCCCGTCTCGCCCGATTCCTGCCTAAGGTCATGCTGGCTCTGCTTGTCAGTGTGAGTGCCGAGGGCTACAAGAAGCTCGCCATCTGGCTCAACGACATGGGTACGCGCTGCCAGGGGGTACCAGGGAGGAAGGTCTCCACTGCCCCTTAGGATCCCTGCCACCCTTGAGGGGACACAGCTGCCCTCTCACTCTTTCCCTCGGCTTCTAGAAAATTACCGGCTGGAGAGTGCCTATGAGAAGCACCTCATCATCAAAGTTGTCCTGGTGAGTCACCACCATCGGGCAGGCAGGGGGACAGGAAGGAAGCTGTGGGATCTGTATGGGGGCACAGGGAAGGCTCCTGGGAGTGTGATGGGGGTGCAGGGTGATGACCGCCTGCCTCCTTCCTGCAGTTCCAGTTTGTCAACTCGTACCTGAGCCTCTTCTACATCGGTTTCTACCTCAAGGACATGGAGCGCTTGAAAGAGGTGAGACTCCGGTCCCAACGACAGTCCCCCCTGCCCCCATGGCGGCCAGCGAGCGGCCAGACATGGCGCAAGGGGTCCAAGGGctctccagcccctccctcccctcctccatccTTCTCTCCTGTCTGTCCGTCCGTTGTCTGTGCGTCCTCTCTCTGCCTGTCGTCctctccatctgtccatccatctgtccgtCGGTCCCTTCACAGCTCCTGCTCGTCCTGTCCCTGTCCCAGAGCCTCGAGCGGCAGCTGCGGGCGGTGCTGGTCCCGCTCGCGGCCCTGCGGTTCCGcctgctcctcctctccctccgGGGCCTCCTGCTCGCGGCCAGGGCCAAAGTACGGGCAGGTGGCGAGCCCGCGGGGCCTCGCCGGGGTGGGCAGCGTGGCTTGGGCCGGGCACACCGAGCTGAAGGCGCATGCGCAGAGGCGGGGGCGTGGGGGGGTCCGCCGGCCCGCGGTGGGATGGAGACCCGCTGGGCCTGCCCGGGAGGTCGGCGAGGAGCCTGCGCGTGCCAGGCTGTGGTTTGTGGCTGAGCGCTGGGGCCCTCGCGTCCAGGTGCGTCCAAAGTAGCGGAGTTAGGAACCGGGTTCGGCGTGTGTCTGCGCAAGCTGCTCCTGCGGGGCTCCCGGGGAGAATGAGTACCCCAATCCCGGCGCCCCGCTTGCCCCCCAGGCGCCTCTCTCCGCCCCCTTCCTGCCCCCAGATGCTGGCCACACTGCTGATCACCCGCCAGTTCCTCCAGAATGTGCGTGAGGTCCTGCAGCCGCACCTGTACCGGCGCCTGGGCCGCGGCGAGCTGGGCCTGCGTGCCATCTGGGAGCTGGCCCGAGCCCTGCTGGGCCTCCTGAGCCTCCGGCGCCCTGCGCCCCGCCACCTCGAACCCCAGGCCGATgagggcggcggcggcgcggggggCCGCAGGTGCCTCAGCGGGGGCTGCGGGGcgccggaggaggaggaggaggaggaggaggaggaggcgccGGCGGAGCGGCGGCGGGCGGGGGAAGGCGGGGAGGAGGGGGCCGGGCCTCCTGGGGGcaaggaggaggacgaggaagacgacgaggaggaggacgaggaggaagaggaggacgaggaggagggcGAGGAAGGGGGCCTCCTGGACTGCGGGCTCCGGCTGAAGAAGGTCAGCTTCGCGgagcgcggggcggggcggcgtcGGCCCGGCCCAAGCCCGGAGGCCCTCCTGGAGGAGGGGAGCCCCACCATGGTGGAGAAGGGGCTGGAGCCGGGCGTATTCACCCTGGCCGAGGAGGACGACGAGGCGGAGGGGGCTCCCAGCAGCCCTGAACGGGAGCCCCCAGCCATCCTGCTCCGCCGGGCCGGGGGCGAAGGCCGAGACCAGGGGCCCGACGGGGGCCCGGACCCAGAGCCCGGCTCCAGCAGCGACCCGACGCGGAGGCAGAGGCGGCAGAACCGGTCGTCTTGGATTGACCCACCCGAAGAGGAGCACTCGCCGCAGCTCACCCAGGCGGAGCTGGAGAGCTGCATGAAGAAGTACGAGGTGAAGAGGGGGCGGGGCCTCCGAGGGGCGGGGCACACAGTCCGAGGGTGGAGGCCGCGGGGCTGGGGGGTGGCAGTAACGGGGCCTTTGATGTTGTTGGGATGCTGCAGGAGAGGAAGGCCTAGCCAGATGGAGGAAGCCTCTGGACTGGCCAAGGATGGGACAGGCCCTGGGTCCACGTGAGGGAGGCGGGCTCGATGGGAGGAAGATTGTCCTAGGGAAGAGGCTTCCAGGTCTGAGGCCCGCCCGCCCGCAGGACACGTTCCAGGACTACCAGGAGATGTTTGTGCAGTTCGGCTACGTCGTGCTCTTCTCGTCCGCCTTCCCCCTGGCAGCGCTGTGCGCCCTGGTCAACAACCTCATTGAGATCCGCAGCGACGCCTTCAAGCTGTGCACCGGGCTGCAGCGGCCCTTCGGCCAGCGCGTGGAGAGCATCGGCCAGTGGCAGGTGGGGGGAAGCCAAGAGCTCcgagctgaggcccagagggagCCCGGGTGCAGCTGGGAGGAGCCTGGAGTCTGGGGAGGCCGGCAGGACTCCACCTGAGCCCTCCTCCCGCCTTGCAGAAGGTGATGGAGGCTATGGGTGTCCTAGCGATTGTGGTCAACTGCTACCTAATCGGCCAGTGCGGGCAGCTGCAACGCCTCTTCCCCTGGCTGAGCCCGGAGGCAGCCATCGTATCCGTGGTGGTGCTCGAGGTGGGGCtggtggcaggggcaggggcagctggGAGGCGGGAGGGCGGTCCTGGCGTCTGCAGCCTCCTCTCTGTGCCACCCCTGCAGCACTTTGCTCTGCTCCTCAAGTACCTCATCCACGTGGCCATCCCCGACATCCCGGGCTGGGTGGCCGAGGAAATGGCCAAGCTGGAGTACCAGCGCCGCGAGGCCTTTAAGGTAGGGGGGCCAGGCTGGGCCCTGTTTTCTCATTGGTGGGGCTGCTGGTGAGTCTCTGCTCTTGGTGGTCAATTCCTCAGCATGAGGGCAAATGCAGAGACTGCACAGAACTGGGTATAATAATCAGTGCTCCCTgcgtgggtgcagtggctcactcctataatcccagtgctttgggaggccaaggtaggaggatcgtttgagcccaggattcaaggctgcagtgaactgtgatcacgccactgcactccaggcttggtgatggagcaagaccctgtctctaaaaggaaTAATACTAAGTAAAAATAACTAGTGCTAACAACGGGTCCAGTGGCTTCTGGAATCCTGGCAGCATCCAGGACCAGGCTGGCCCTTCAGAACCTCTGCCATCCACCAGCTTGCCCGATTGCACCCTGTTAGGGGGCCAGGGACACAGGAGATGCTTCCTAGAAGCCCAGCTCCTTCCGCATTCCTCAGAAAGCTACAGAATGGGCCAAGGAGCTCCCCAGTGCCTGCACAGGGAACATTCCTCGAGGATGACAATGGCCTGTCTCTGCACTGTCCCTGTAACCTTTAGCTACAGAGAGCATGTTGAAGTGGGGTTGCCGCGACCAAGaagctgactttttattttatggaacATGAATGCATTGAAGTTTACATTGACAGAGTATCACACACGGCTACCTGGCTATAGTCAGccatgggttttgtttttttgtttgttgtttgtttgtttgttttagtttgttttcttgagagagagagagagagagtctctctcactctgtcatccaggctagagtgcagtggcacaatctcggctcaccgtaacctccccctcccaggttcaaacaattctcgtgcctcccaaatagctgggactacagacacatgccacaacacccggctaacttgtatttttagtagagatggggtttcaccatgtgggccaggctggtctcgaactcctgacctcaagtgatctgcccacctcacctggcctcccaaagtgctggaattataagcgtgAGATACTACACCTGGCCTGCAGCCACAGTTCCGTCTCTTGCCTGTTCTCTGGGAAGCAGGTTCTCTGGGAGGCAAGGTCTCTTGCCTGTTCTCTGGTTGAGGCTCAGATTTGGTTTCCATTTTACCAATTCCTAAGATGCTGTCTGGCACACAGCCAGGGACAGAGTTGATGGCCAGTGAATGTTTGTTTTCAATTCCCAGAAAGTACCGGCGTGGGTCCAGGGATTCATTCAGTTGAACCCAATAAGCCTCAGAATCTCTCTCCATTTTCCCAGAGAACCTCAGTGTGGGCCCAGGAAGCAGTTGGCACCCAATAAGTGATTGGATCTCTCCCACTTCTGCAAAGAGCTCCAGTGCAGGCCCAGAGATGCAATTGGTGCccagtaagcttttttttttttttttttttgagacagagtcttgctttgttgcccaggctggaatggaatggcatgatctcagctcactgtaacctccatctcctgggttcaagcaattctcctgcctcaggctcccaagtagctgggatttacaggcttgtgccaccatggtcagcttttttttttttttttttttttttcttttttttttgagatggactctctctgttacccagggtggagtccaggggcatgatctcagttcactgcaacctctgcctcccgggttcaagcaattcctctgcttcagcctcctgagtagctgggactacaggcgcacgccaccacacccagttaatttttgtatttttagtagagatggtgtttcaacatattgaccagactgatcttgaactcctaaccttgtggtctgcccgcctcggcctcccaaagtgctgggattacaggcatgagccaccgcatccagccactcagctaatttttatttttttggtaaagacggggtttcaccatgttggccaggcgggtctcaaactcctggcctcaagtgatctctgcctcccaaagtgctgggattacaggtgtgagccaccatgccgggccccAATAAACATTTAAGCCTCCCTGACTTCCACAGGGAGGCCCAGCACGTACCTAGGAATGCAATTGGCACCCAATAAGTGATTGGATCTCCCACTTCTGCAAGGAGCCCCCAGTGTAGGTGCAGGGATGCAGTTGGAGCCCAATACGTGTTTAAGTCTCCCCTCCTTCCACAGAGAGCCCTGGCATGCACCAGCCTCGGCTGGCACCTGCTAACACCCTTTCTTCTTAGTCTTGTAACGGCTCGGCTCTACCTGCAGAGACACGAACGCCAGGCCCAGCACCGCTACCAGCAGCAGCAGCGCAGGCGGCGGGAGGAGGAGGAACGACAGCGCCACGCGGAGCACCACGCCCGGCGAGAGCACGATGCTGGTGGCCGGGAGGAGGCAAGGGCCGAGGGCTCCGGGCTGGACCCTGCCACCTCCTCCGAGAAGGCCTCTGCCAAGGCCAAGGGCAGCGCTGCAGGTGGCCACGGGCCTGAACGGCCCAAGCGCCCAGGCTCCCTGCTAGCGCCCAACAACGTCATGAAGTTGAAGCAGATCATCCCACTGCAGGGCAAGTTCCTCTCATCGGGGGCCACATCCTCACTGGCCGCTGCAGGGGCCGGGGCCACCGCCCGGCCTCCCCCTGCCCAGTCACCCACGGGCAGCGACACCCGCCTGCCCGCCTTCCTCAGCTTCAAGTTCCTCAAGTCTCCCGAGACCCGGCGGGACTCTGAGCGCAGCCACTCACCACCCAAAGCCTTCCACGCCAGCAAGCTCTTCCCCTTTGGTGGCACCCGGGCTGAGCCTGGGTCCAACGGGGCGGGCGGGCAGACCCGGACGGACGGGACCCCCAGCAGTGGCAGCAGCCGGGTTCAAAGGAGTGGGCCGGTGG
This genomic interval from Saimiri boliviensis isolate mSaiBol1 chromosome 14, mSaiBol1.pri, whole genome shotgun sequence contains the following:
- the ANO8 gene encoding anoctamin-8 isoform X2; amino-acid sequence: MAEAASGAGSTSLEGERGKRPPPEGEPAAPASGVLDKLFGKRLLQAGRYLVSHKAWMKTVPTENCDVLMTFPDTTDDHTLLWLLNHIRVGIPELIVQVRHHRHTRAYAFFVTATYESLLRGADELGLRKAVKAEFGGGTRGFSCEEDFIYENVESELRFFTSQERQSIIRFWLQNLRAKQGEALHNVRFLEDQPIIPELAARGIIQQVFPVHEQRILNRLMKSWVQAVCENQPLDDICDYFGVKIAMYFAWLGFYTSAMVYPAVFGSVLYTFTEVDQTSRDVSCVVFALFNVIWSTLFLEEWKRRGAELAYKWGTLDSPGEAVEEPRPQFRGVRRISPVTRAEEFYYPPWKRLLFQLLVSLPLCLACLVCVFLLMLGCFQLQELVLSVKGLPRLARFLPKVMLALLVSVSAEGYKKLAIWLNDMENYRLESAYEKHLIIKVVLFQFVNSYLSLFYIGFYLKDMERLKEMLATLLITRQFLQNVREVLQPHLYRRLGRGELGLRAIWELARALLGLLSLRRPAPRHLEPQADEGGGGAGGRRCLSGGCGAPEEEEEEEEEEAPAERRRAGEGGEEGAGPPGGKEEDEEDDEEEDEEEEEDEEEGEEGGLLDCGLRLKKVSFAERGAGRRRPGPSPEALLEEGSPTMVEKGLEPGVFTLAEEDDEAEGAPSSPEREPPAILLRRAGGEGRDQGPDGGPDPEPGSSSDPTRRQRRQNRSSWIDPPEEEHSPQLTQAELESCMKKYEDTFQDYQEMFVQFGYVVLFSSAFPLAALCALVNNLIEIRSDAFKLCTGLQRPFGQRVESIGQWQKVMEAMGVLAIVVNCYLIGQCGQLQRLFPWLSPEAAIVSVVVLEHFALLLKYLIHVAIPDIPGWVAEEMAKLEYQRREAFKRHERQAQHRYQQQQRRRREEEERQRHAEHHARREHDAGGREEARAEGSGLDPATSSEKASAKAKGSAAGGHGPERPKRPGSLLAPNNVMKLKQIIPLQGKFLSSGATSSLAAAGAGATARPPPAQSPTGSDTRLPAFLSFKFLKSPETRRDSERSHSPPKAFHASKLFPFGGTRAEPGSNGAGGQTRTDGTPSSGSSRVQRSGPVDEAMAEELEAPRPEEEGSGTALAPVGAPALRTCRSRSPAPPPPMPLPRPPTPPAGCWQWDGPWGCGGEGAAPRQALAAAECPPCAMAGPPPAPQPLPGDASFYSLPPPPLPPTSEPPETPAPSPSPSPSPQAVCWPSGWH
- the ANO8 gene encoding anoctamin-8 isoform X1, with the protein product MAEAASGAGSTSLEGERGKRPPPEGEPAAPASGVLDKLFGKRLLQAGRYLVSHKAWMKTVPTENCDVLMTFPDTTDDHTLLWLLNHIRVGIPELIVQVRHHRHTRAYAFFVTATYESLLRGADELGLRKAVKAEFGGGTRGFSCEEDFIYENVESELRFFTSQERQSIIRFWLQNLRAKQGEALHNVRFLEDQPIIPELAARGIIQQVFPVHEQRILNRLMKSWVQAVCENQPLDDICDYFGVKIAMYFAWLGFYTSAMVYPAVFGSVLYTFTEVDQTSRDVSCVVFALFNVIWSTLFLEEWKRRGAELAYKWGTLDSPGEAVEEPRPQFRGVRRISPVTRAEEFYYPPWKRLLFQLLVSLPLCLACLVCVFLLMLGCFQLQELVLSVKGLPRLARFLPKVMLALLVSVSAEGYKKLAIWLNDMENYRLESAYEKHLIIKVVLFQFVNSYLSLFYIGFYLKDMERLKELLLVLSLSQSLERQLRAVLVPLAALRFRLLLLSLRGLLLAARAKMLATLLITRQFLQNVREVLQPHLYRRLGRGELGLRAIWELARALLGLLSLRRPAPRHLEPQADEGGGGAGGRRCLSGGCGAPEEEEEEEEEEAPAERRRAGEGGEEGAGPPGGKEEDEEDDEEEDEEEEEDEEEGEEGGLLDCGLRLKKVSFAERGAGRRRPGPSPEALLEEGSPTMVEKGLEPGVFTLAEEDDEAEGAPSSPEREPPAILLRRAGGEGRDQGPDGGPDPEPGSSSDPTRRQRRQNRSSWIDPPEEEHSPQLTQAELESCMKKYEDTFQDYQEMFVQFGYVVLFSSAFPLAALCALVNNLIEIRSDAFKLCTGLQRPFGQRVESIGQWQKVMEAMGVLAIVVNCYLIGQCGQLQRLFPWLSPEAAIVSVVVLEHFALLLKYLIHVAIPDIPGWVAEEMAKLEYQRREAFKRHERQAQHRYQQQQRRRREEEERQRHAEHHARREHDAGGREEARAEGSGLDPATSSEKASAKAKGSAAGGHGPERPKRPGSLLAPNNVMKLKQIIPLQGKFLSSGATSSLAAAGAGATARPPPAQSPTGSDTRLPAFLSFKFLKSPETRRDSERSHSPPKAFHASKLFPFGGTRAEPGSNGAGGQTRTDGTPSSGSSRVQRSGPVDEAMAEELEAPRPEEEGSGTALAPVGAPALRTCRSRSPAPPPPMPLPRPPTPPAGCWQWDGPWGCGGEGAAPRQALAAAECPPCAMAGPPPAPQPLPGDASFYSLPPPPLPPTSEPPETPAPSPSPSPSPQAVCWPSGWH